One part of the Myxococcales bacterium genome encodes these proteins:
- the cas2 gene encoding CRISPR-associated endonuclease Cas2 yields the protein MLVLVSYDVAKTADGLGPRRLRKVAKICENWGQRVQYSVFECVVDPGQWVKLKSQLLDVIDEDSDSLRFYFLGANWRKKIEHVGAKKAYDPDGPLIV from the coding sequence ATGTTAGTTCTCGTAAGCTATGATGTTGCGAAAACAGCAGATGGCCTTGGTCCTAGAAGACTGAGAAAAGTTGCCAAAATTTGTGAAAACTGGGGGCAACGCGTTCAGTATTCTGTTTTTGAATGTGTTGTTGATCCTGGACAATGGGTGAAACTTAAGAGTCAACTATTAGATGTCATAGATGAAGATAGCGATAGCTTGAGATTTTATTTTCTTGGTGCCAATTGGCGAAAAAAGATCGAGCATGTCGGCGCCAAAAAAGCTTATGATCCAGATGGCCCGCTTATAGTTTGA
- the cas1c gene encoding type I-C CRISPR-associated endonuclease Cas1, producing the protein MNTLFVTTQGAYLNKDGSTVAVSVEGAVRLQLPIHTISGIVCFGNVAMSPFLMGFCADNDVTITFLTEYGKFLARVHGKTHGNVLLRREQYRKADDLVFCARLSRNFIIGKVANAKTVLQRALRDHSDKICSRDVKFAVSRLAGILSMLSRECDLETLRGIEGDAARIYFDVFDHLILHQKESFVFEQRNRRPPRDNVNCLLSFLYTLLAHDVRSALEGVGLDSYVGFMHRDRPGRPSLALDVMEEFRPCFADRLLLSLINRGQVSPKGFQKSESGAVLMTDETRKDLLTAYQARKQEEIMHPFLKENVKIGILFHVQAMMLARLLRGDIDDYPPFFWR; encoded by the coding sequence CTGAACACTCTTTTTGTCACAACGCAGGGGGCCTATCTCAACAAAGATGGATCCACTGTTGCGGTGTCCGTTGAAGGGGCTGTAAGGTTGCAACTTCCTATACACACCATCTCAGGAATAGTTTGTTTTGGCAACGTAGCCATGAGTCCCTTTCTGATGGGATTTTGCGCCGATAATGATGTTACGATAACTTTTCTCACGGAATACGGTAAATTTCTCGCAAGAGTACATGGAAAAACGCATGGGAATGTTCTGTTGAGAAGGGAACAGTATCGCAAGGCCGACGACTTGGTATTTTGTGCCAGGCTTTCTAGAAATTTTATAATCGGGAAGGTGGCAAATGCTAAGACAGTTCTGCAGCGGGCCTTGCGCGATCACTCGGACAAGATTTGCTCAAGGGATGTGAAATTTGCGGTAAGTAGGCTGGCTGGCATACTTTCAATGCTAAGCAGGGAGTGCGATTTGGAAACCCTGCGAGGCATTGAAGGAGATGCGGCAAGGATATATTTTGATGTCTTCGACCACCTGATTCTTCATCAGAAGGAAAGTTTTGTGTTTGAACAGCGAAATAGGCGACCTCCAAGGGATAACGTCAATTGTCTTCTTTCTTTTTTGTACACCCTGCTTGCGCACGATGTGAGGTCAGCCCTTGAAGGCGTCGGTCTGGATTCATATGTTGGATTTATGCATCGTGATAGGCCTGGTCGGCCCAGTCTTGCCTTGGATGTAATGGAAGAATTCAGACCATGTTTTGCGGACAGACTGCTGCTTTCGCTTATCAATAGGGGACAGGTATCGCCGAAGGGTTTTCAAAAGTCGGAATCGGGTGCCGTGTTGATGACCGATGAAACAAGAAAGGATTTGCTCACTGCCTATCAAGCGAGAAAACAGGAAGAAATTATGCATCCATTTTTGAAAGAAAATGTGAAGATCGGGATTCTTTTCCATGTTCAGGCGATGATGCTGGCGAGGTTGCTAAGAGGAGATATAGATGATTATCCCCCATTTTTCTGGAGATGA
- the cas4 gene encoding CRISPR-associated protein Cas4: MYKEEEFVHISALQHFVFCKRQCALSYIEQVWDDNALTVAGGVMHENAHEERFEKRGELHIERGIPLRSEKYGLNGKADVVEFQKNCDGVWVPFPIEYKHGRPKENNCDLVQLCAQALCLEEILNLEVPHGAIFYGKTRHRLDVDFGDELRSYTIRTIDELHSFIASGETPKAVYSKKCESCSLLNACLPKTFDQEQDVEEYIRRNI, translated from the coding sequence ATGTACAAGGAAGAGGAATTTGTCCATATCTCTGCGCTTCAGCACTTTGTCTTTTGCAAAAGACAGTGTGCATTGTCCTACATTGAACAGGTGTGGGATGATAATGCCTTAACTGTTGCAGGTGGCGTGATGCATGAAAATGCGCATGAAGAGCGCTTTGAGAAGAGAGGCGAGTTGCACATAGAAAGGGGGATCCCTCTTCGTTCTGAGAAATATGGTCTGAACGGGAAAGCGGATGTGGTGGAGTTTCAAAAGAATTGCGATGGTGTGTGGGTTCCGTTTCCCATTGAGTATAAGCACGGCAGACCTAAGGAGAATAACTGCGACCTTGTTCAGCTATGTGCCCAGGCGCTATGTCTTGAAGAGATTCTAAATCTTGAAGTTCCTCATGGTGCTATATTTTATGGCAAGACAAGACATCGACTTGATGTAGATTTTGGAGATGAACTTAGGAGTTACACCATAAGAACAATTGATGAGCTCCATAGTTTTATCGCTTCCGGCGAAACACCCAAGGCGGTGTATTCGAAGAAATGTGAAAGCTGTTCTCTGTTAAACGCATGTCTGCCAAAGACATTCGATCAGGAACAAGATGTTGAGGAGTATATACGAAGAAATATCTGA
- the cas7c gene encoding type I-C CRISPR-associated protein Cas7/Csd2, translating into MNRTPLDRRYDFVMFFDVQDGNPNGDPDAGNLPRVDAETGMGLITDVCLKRKVRNYVHMIKNAEKPYDIYVKEKAVLIRMHEDAYKSIGAEELLKSDDKKRKGGDKVDEARKWMCDNYYDIRTFGAVMSLGVNCGQVRGPIQLTFSRSVDPVVAMEHSITRMAVATEAEAEKQGGDNRTMGRKFTIPYGLYRVHGFVSAHLAAQTGFSKEDLELFWEALQKMFDHDRSAARGLMTMRSLIIFEHGTPLGNANATDLFEKVEHRKIAQGPARKFSDYELLYNGEPVKQAVMTIKV; encoded by the coding sequence ATGAACAGAACACCGTTGGACAGGCGCTATGATTTCGTGATGTTCTTTGATGTACAGGACGGCAACCCAAATGGTGACCCGGATGCTGGCAACCTTCCCCGCGTCGATGCCGAGACCGGAATGGGTCTCATTACGGATGTATGCCTGAAAAGGAAGGTCAGAAACTACGTGCATATGATCAAGAATGCCGAAAAGCCGTACGATATTTATGTAAAGGAGAAAGCTGTTCTTATTCGTATGCACGAGGATGCATATAAGTCAATTGGAGCCGAAGAACTTTTAAAATCGGATGATAAAAAACGTAAAGGTGGCGATAAAGTCGATGAAGCAAGAAAGTGGATGTGTGACAACTACTACGACATCAGAACTTTCGGTGCGGTTATGAGCCTTGGAGTTAACTGCGGCCAGGTTAGAGGACCAATTCAGCTTACATTTTCTCGTTCTGTCGATCCGGTTGTTGCCATGGAGCACAGTATTACGCGAATGGCGGTTGCAACAGAGGCCGAGGCGGAGAAACAGGGGGGCGATAACCGGACAATGGGTAGAAAATTTACCATTCCATATGGTCTGTATCGCGTTCATGGTTTTGTGTCCGCGCACCTCGCGGCGCAGACCGGTTTTTCCAAAGAGGATCTGGAACTTTTCTGGGAGGCGCTCCAGAAAATGTTCGACCACGATCGCTCGGCAGCACGCGGTCTCATGACGATGCGTTCGCTTATTATTTTCGAACATGGCACGCCGCTTGGTAATGCCAACGCAACAGATCTATTTGAAAAAGTTGAGCATCGCAAGATTGCACAAGGACCGGCAAGAAAATTTTCGGACTATGAATTGTTGTATAATGGTGAACCTGTCAAACAGGCGGTTATGACCATTAAGGTATAG
- a CDS encoding Bro-N domain-containing protein, translating to MHNNEWWFSVVDSQDARAYWLKLKQRLNGEGNQVVINCHGLKLPATDGKMRETDCANTVGLLRIIQSIPSPKAEPFKRWLVKVGYDRVRKIGCFNKIFNIQETQKINQIITKERL from the coding sequence ATGCACAACAATGAGTGGTGGTTTTCGGTGGTGGATAGTCAGGATGCGAGAGCGTATTGGCTAAAATTAAAACAACGCCTCAACGGTGAGGGGAACCAAGTCGTGATAAATTGTCACGGTTTGAAGTTACCGGCCACTGACGGTAAAATGCGTGAGACCGACTGTGCCAACACCGTGGGTCTCTTGCGCATAATCCAGTCGATTCCCTCTCCGAAGGCTGAACCCTTTAAAAGGTGGCTCGTCAAGGTAGGTTACGATCGTGTTAGGAAAATCGGTTGTTTCAACAAAATTTTTAATATCCAAGAAACGCAAAAAATTAACCAGATAATAACAAAGGAGCGATTATGA
- the cas8c gene encoding type I-C CRISPR-associated protein Cas8c/Csd1, producing the protein MILQALYEYYQRNKDSLPAIGFQEQEIKFIVIIDKKGVFLDLQDTREGRRGKKYQLPKSVIRSGSNSWQSVNLLWDHYGYLFAQPKDETPKSVDLAKKQMGTFLKSLETLPKQVREDDGVNAVVLFYSNDEWKNVMVHPLWTECIKIPGCNITFRLEGDDYLIPQRDAVKMYQLSKPAETESQAEDDGRSSSVESICLITGKRGVVARLHTPTPIINARSNAKIVAFQKSSGFDSYLKEQAFNSPVCCEAEASYSTALKYLISSNKNQIRVGEDTILFWSQKGTTDNIFDFEADFSWYFKNSKDDPDRGIKAVKGLYEAMYSGRIPADEGHRFYVLGLAPNRARISVRFWKTGSIHSFAEKIVSHFDDFSIDGGSNEPDYLSLYQILSATALEYKMDNVPPNLASRVVESILDGSPYPATLMQQCIRRIRAERSVNRARAAILKAYLNRFNRIHNRNEREVQMSLDRNNVNVGYRLGRLFAVLEKIQEEANPGINATIRDRFYGAASTSPTSVFPRLLKLKNHHLPKLNPGRQVNMEKEIGEIVDGISGDLPANMALDEQTHFAVGYYHQRQDFFRKKD; encoded by the coding sequence ATGATACTCCAGGCCCTGTATGAGTATTATCAGAGAAATAAAGACAGTTTGCCTGCTATCGGTTTTCAAGAACAAGAGATCAAATTCATTGTAATAATAGATAAGAAAGGTGTTTTTCTCGATCTTCAAGACACGAGAGAGGGGAGGAGGGGCAAAAAATATCAGCTGCCGAAATCGGTAATCCGTTCCGGTTCTAATTCATGGCAATCTGTAAATCTTCTTTGGGACCATTACGGTTATCTCTTCGCTCAACCAAAGGACGAGACTCCAAAGTCGGTTGATTTGGCAAAAAAACAGATGGGTACGTTTTTGAAGTCGCTAGAAACACTGCCGAAGCAAGTTCGTGAAGATGACGGTGTTAATGCGGTCGTTTTATTTTACTCAAATGACGAGTGGAAAAATGTGATGGTTCATCCGTTATGGACCGAATGCATCAAAATTCCCGGATGCAATATAACATTCCGACTTGAAGGAGACGATTATCTGATTCCACAGAGGGACGCGGTGAAGATGTATCAGCTGTCAAAGCCTGCCGAAACTGAAAGTCAGGCCGAAGATGATGGTAGATCATCATCTGTAGAATCTATATGCCTCATTACAGGAAAGAGGGGTGTTGTTGCCCGACTTCATACCCCAACGCCCATAATTAATGCGCGAAGTAACGCCAAGATTGTAGCATTTCAAAAGAGTTCAGGTTTTGACTCTTATTTAAAGGAACAGGCCTTCAATTCGCCGGTGTGTTGTGAGGCTGAAGCATCATACTCAACAGCTCTCAAATATCTTATTAGTTCAAATAAAAATCAGATTAGAGTTGGTGAAGATACAATACTTTTTTGGTCTCAAAAAGGTACGACAGACAACATTTTTGACTTCGAAGCTGATTTTTCTTGGTATTTTAAGAACAGCAAAGATGATCCAGATCGCGGCATCAAAGCTGTTAAGGGGCTATACGAGGCTATGTATAGCGGACGCATACCTGCCGATGAAGGGCATCGTTTTTATGTACTTGGGTTGGCGCCAAATCGCGCCAGAATCTCAGTGAGATTTTGGAAAACCGGAAGCATTCATAGCTTTGCAGAAAAAATTGTTAGCCACTTCGACGATTTTTCTATCGATGGGGGATCAAACGAGCCCGATTACCTGTCGCTTTACCAAATTTTAAGCGCGACTGCCCTAGAATATAAGATGGACAATGTCCCCCCAAATCTAGCCAGCAGGGTAGTTGAAAGTATATTGGACGGCTCGCCTTATCCTGCCACTCTTATGCAGCAGTGTATCCGCAGAATACGTGCTGAACGCAGCGTCAATAGGGCTAGGGCAGCGATACTGAAGGCATATCTCAACCGCTTCAATAGAATTCATAATCGAAACGAAAGGGAGGTTCAAATGTCTCTGGATAGAAATAACGTAAATGTAGGGTATCGACTCGGTCGTCTGTTTGCCGTGCTTGAAAAAATTCAGGAGGAGGCGAACCCGGGTATTAACGCCACTATCAGGGATCGCTTTTATGGCGCTGCCTCAACATCCCCTACAAGCGTATTTCCACGATTGTTGAAGCTCAAAAACCACCATCTGCCAAAACTCAACCCGGGGCGGCAGGTTAATATGGAAAAGGAGATTGGTGAAATCGTTGATGGGATATCCGGTGATCTCCCTGCAAATATGGCCTTGGATGAACAGACCCACTTTGCCGTCGGTTATTATCATCAGCGGCAGGATTTTTTCAGGAAAAAAGATTGA
- the cas5c gene encoding type I-C CRISPR-associated protein Cas5, with the protein MRDYFNKEFCLEVWGDYACFTRPEMKVERVSYDVMTPSAARAIFESIFWKPAIRWQIKKIEVLSPISWASVRRNEVSAVMSPRSDGILIEDNRLQRAGLILRDVRYRLYAELVFIPIGKRCQVCNPVPEYLAGKEEPIEFQRDSKDENPGKYNAMFERRAKKGQCFNMPYLGCREFSCGFKLIDDPSAEKLQPINENRELGFMLYDMDFSDPKDPKPMFFRARLDDGAVVVPSLDSEEVKR; encoded by the coding sequence ATGCGAGATTATTTCAACAAGGAGTTTTGTTTGGAGGTATGGGGAGATTATGCCTGTTTTACACGTCCTGAAATGAAGGTTGAACGCGTAAGCTACGATGTGATGACTCCTTCGGCAGCGCGAGCCATATTCGAGTCGATATTCTGGAAGCCTGCAATAAGATGGCAGATTAAAAAGATTGAAGTTCTTTCTCCCATCAGCTGGGCTTCCGTTCGCAGAAACGAGGTGAGTGCCGTGATGAGTCCACGATCAGATGGAATATTGATCGAAGATAATAGGCTGCAGCGAGCCGGGCTCATCTTGCGGGATGTTCGATACAGGCTGTATGCCGAGCTTGTTTTTATTCCCATTGGAAAGAGATGTCAGGTTTGTAACCCAGTTCCCGAATATCTGGCAGGCAAAGAAGAGCCCATAGAGTTTCAAAGAGATTCTAAAGACGAAAACCCAGGCAAATACAACGCCATGTTTGAGCGCAGGGCAAAAAAAGGTCAATGTTTTAACATGCCATATCTTGGTTGTAGGGAGTTCTCCTGCGGTTTCAAGTTGATTGATGATCCATCCGCGGAAAAATTACAACCCATAAACGAGAACAGAGAATTGGGTTTCATGCTCTATGACATGGATTTTTCAGATCCAAAAGACCCAAAGCCGATGTTTTTTAGGGCTCGCCTTGATGATGGCGCTGTCGTCGTTCCTTCCCTTGATAGCGAGGAGGTGAAGAGATGA
- the cas3 gene encoding CRISPR-associated helicase Cas3', translating into MEDDVIKSHRFFAHSLEGAPPDKWQLLEDHLNNVAELAKKFAESFSNGDWAYLAGLLHDLGKYLPAWQQYLLRVSGYGDSRRAGAPRPNHSTAGAALVFDRLNNHPIARILGSIIAGHHAGLPDWQPDSSGGDLQNRIFNTMESIASGTIEIKRDEIFAISALEGSQPIISTKCRPSSPPAFVDNNKNNNNFEHAHLWVRMLFSCLVDADFLDTERFCNPDISKLRSSYPSLEAMQEHFRKFMDVKSSSSENTPVNIYRKKIYDACVKKAQMSPGFFTLTVPTGGGKTLSSMAFALRHAALHNKSRIIMAIPYTSIIEQTANVFRDVFGEDALLEHHSNIDPDEEDKKSRLATENWDAPIIVTTNVQLFESLLASRPSSCRKLHNIVNSIIILDEAQMLPPEYLKPILSVLNGLVDHFGVTVVFCTATQPALCGEIGSERAKFVGISGAVDIVSKDIGDVTLPIRTNIQLAGLDIKKEWIDIAKELQEHEQVMCVVNTRKDCRKLHKLMPEGTIHLSANMCGEERSDVIAIVKSLLLEGKAVRVVSTQLVEAGVDIDFPVVFRALAGIDSIAQAAGRCNREGKLNVKGKIGKVVVFSPPSQSPQGLLRKGESVSRGILRQSGRLDLTDEVFSTYFKEFYKSLNNFDKPNFKERLLDNADDFKFQFRTFADSVKLIDDTVQRAIIVKYKSGKNDSFELIETLRRKGPERWLLRMLQRFIVNVPYGLFYELQRKDHIEEIHGYWVQKSSGLYKPGYGLLSDDSDWDNGQFII; encoded by the coding sequence ATGGAAGATGATGTAATCAAGTCTCATCGTTTTTTCGCCCACTCACTCGAGGGGGCTCCTCCTGACAAGTGGCAACTCTTGGAAGACCATCTAAACAACGTAGCTGAACTTGCGAAGAAATTCGCAGAAAGTTTTTCCAATGGTGATTGGGCCTATCTCGCTGGCCTGTTGCACGACCTTGGTAAATACCTTCCTGCTTGGCAGCAATATCTTTTAAGGGTATCCGGTTATGGCGATTCGAGGCGTGCTGGTGCTCCTAGGCCAAACCACAGTACAGCTGGCGCGGCGCTTGTTTTTGACAGGTTAAACAATCATCCCATTGCCAGGATTTTAGGCTCAATAATAGCTGGACATCATGCGGGTCTGCCGGATTGGCAGCCGGATTCCTCGGGTGGTGATCTTCAAAATCGAATATTTAATACGATGGAGAGTATAGCATCTGGAACAATTGAAATAAAGAGGGACGAGATTTTCGCGATTAGCGCTTTAGAAGGTTCACAACCTATTATCAGTACAAAATGTCGTCCAAGCTCACCGCCAGCTTTTGTCGATAATAATAAGAATAATAACAATTTTGAACATGCCCACCTGTGGGTAAGAATGCTCTTTTCCTGTCTAGTTGACGCAGATTTTCTTGATACAGAAAGATTCTGCAATCCCGATATCTCTAAGTTGAGAAGTAGCTATCCATCCCTTGAAGCGATGCAAGAGCATTTTCGTAAATTTATGGATGTTAAATCTTCCTCAAGCGAGAATACTCCTGTAAATATCTATCGAAAAAAGATTTATGATGCTTGTGTCAAAAAGGCACAAATGTCTCCTGGGTTTTTTACGCTTACAGTCCCCACTGGTGGCGGGAAGACGCTATCTTCGATGGCCTTTGCCCTTCGTCATGCTGCTCTCCATAATAAAAGTCGTATCATTATGGCTATTCCTTATACGAGCATTATAGAGCAGACTGCGAATGTTTTCAGGGATGTTTTTGGCGAAGATGCCCTTCTCGAGCATCACAGTAATATCGATCCAGATGAAGAAGATAAAAAGAGTCGACTTGCAACCGAGAATTGGGATGCCCCTATAATTGTCACAACGAATGTTCAGCTTTTTGAATCACTCTTGGCTAGTCGTCCATCATCTTGCAGAAAATTGCACAATATAGTGAACAGCATAATCATACTCGATGAGGCTCAGATGCTTCCGCCGGAGTATTTAAAACCGATTCTTTCTGTACTTAATGGGCTTGTTGATCACTTCGGAGTGACTGTCGTTTTTTGTACGGCTACCCAGCCAGCCTTGTGTGGAGAAATCGGAAGTGAAAGGGCCAAGTTTGTAGGCATTTCAGGTGCCGTCGATATCGTCTCAAAGGATATCGGCGATGTAACGTTGCCAATACGGACGAACATTCAACTTGCCGGGTTAGATATCAAAAAGGAATGGATTGATATTGCGAAGGAATTGCAGGAGCATGAACAAGTTATGTGCGTGGTTAACACCAGAAAAGATTGCCGAAAGCTTCATAAACTCATGCCTGAGGGTACAATCCATCTTTCGGCAAATATGTGCGGTGAAGAAAGAAGTGATGTCATAGCCATAGTAAAGAGCCTTCTTTTAGAGGGAAAAGCGGTAAGAGTGGTTAGTACTCAGCTTGTCGAGGCCGGAGTAGACATAGACTTCCCGGTGGTTTTTAGGGCGCTTGCAGGTATTGATTCAATAGCTCAGGCTGCCGGCAGGTGTAATAGAGAAGGCAAGCTTAATGTGAAGGGTAAGATCGGCAAAGTTGTCGTATTTTCGCCCCCATCACAATCGCCTCAAGGCTTGCTGCGCAAGGGCGAGAGCGTTTCCCGCGGCATTTTGCGTCAGTCGGGTCGGCTTGACCTAACTGATGAGGTGTTTTCAACCTACTTCAAAGAATTCTACAAAAGTCTGAATAATTTCGATAAGCCAAATTTCAAAGAGAGGTTGCTGGATAATGCCGACGATTTTAAATTTCAGTTCAGGACATTTGCTGATTCAGTGAAGCTTATCGATGATACGGTACAAAGGGCTATTATAGTTAAATATAAGTCAGGGAAGAATGACAGCTTTGAGCTCATAGAAACCCTCAGAAGAAAAGGCCCTGAGAGATGGCTTCTTCGAATGCTACAAAGATTTATTGTAAATGTGCCTTATGGTCTTTTTTATGAATTACAAAGAAAAGATCATATTGAGGAAATTCACGGCTACTGGGTTCAAAAGAGCTCTGGTCTTTATAAGCCAGGCTATGGTCTGCTCTCCGATGACTCGGATTGGGACAATGGTCAGTTTATAATCTGA
- the larC gene encoding nickel pincer cofactor biosynthesis protein LarC — translation MSSCYFDCFSGVAGDMLLGAMIDAGLPMKHLLSELKRLKVGDYRIVKVSGHMPIKGTNIRVEVKKELGHGEYPWIDKTIEKSSLSRAVRELSRAIFNTIARAEAKVHGVSVDKVHFHEVGATDSIVDIVGAAIGFEYFGFDSISASPLPISRGKVKCAHGFLPVPAPATMEILKGIPTEPAMVKAELVTPTGAAILKTTCEFFGESPIQEIERVGYGYGDNVFEEMPNAIRMIVGEGFPMIVIQANIDDMNPQIFDYVIDSLFSIGAADVDMAPVQMKKNRPAVKISALVPWGFKDDAIDIFLRETTTFGVKYWPVDRKVLCRKIVEKKVRHGKLRFKLGLDDDGRIIKAVPEYDHVKALATKTRKPMIELYLDAQAEARRLFPIGR, via the coding sequence ATGTCCTCATGTTATTTTGACTGTTTTTCAGGCGTCGCGGGCGACATGCTCCTCGGAGCGATGATTGATGCCGGATTGCCCATGAAACACCTTCTCTCTGAATTGAAGAGATTGAAGGTAGGGGATTACAGGATAGTCAAAGTCAGCGGCCACATGCCTATAAAGGGAACGAATATACGCGTCGAGGTCAAAAAGGAACTGGGACACGGCGAATATCCGTGGATAGATAAGACGATCGAGAAGAGTTCGCTCTCTCGTGCGGTAAGGGAACTTTCCCGTGCGATATTCAATACCATCGCAAGGGCTGAGGCAAAGGTTCACGGGGTGAGTGTCGACAAGGTCCATTTTCATGAGGTCGGCGCGACTGATTCTATCGTTGATATCGTAGGTGCGGCGATAGGTTTCGAGTATTTCGGTTTCGATTCCATATCCGCGTCACCGCTTCCGATATCCCGTGGAAAGGTGAAATGTGCGCACGGATTTTTGCCTGTGCCGGCTCCTGCCACGATGGAGATTCTGAAAGGCATTCCCACCGAACCTGCGATGGTCAAAGCCGAACTCGTCACTCCTACCGGCGCTGCTATTCTTAAAACGACCTGTGAATTTTTCGGAGAGTCTCCGATACAAGAGATAGAGCGCGTAGGCTACGGATACGGTGACAATGTCTTCGAGGAGATGCCAAATGCCATCCGCATGATAGTAGGAGAAGGTTTTCCTATGATCGTCATTCAGGCCAATATAGACGATATGAATCCACAGATATTCGACTATGTGATAGACTCCCTATTTTCCATCGGCGCTGCCGATGTCGACATGGCCCCCGTTCAGATGAAGAAGAACCGTCCGGCGGTAAAGATCTCCGCACTGGTTCCATGGGGATTCAAGGATGATGCGATCGATATCTTCTTGCGCGAGACCACTACCTTTGGCGTTAAGTACTGGCCGGTAGACAGGAAGGTTCTGTGCAGGAAGATCGTGGAAAAGAAAGTCAGGCACGGGAAACTTCGGTTCAAGCTTGGGCTTGATGACGATGGTCGCATCATCAAGGCAGTTCCTGAGTACGACCACGTGAAAGCACTCGCCACCAAAACCCGAAAGCCGATGATCGAGCTTTATCTGGATGCCCAAGCCGAAGCGAGAAGGCTTTTCCCTATCGGAAGGTAA
- a CDS encoding HlyC/CorC family transporter: MSLAIVIPILILCLLVEGFFSGSEMAFVNADKYKLAISTDAGSKLARLALRVLKHPSRFFSTTLLGTNLSTVAGSVVSTFYIIDNYGRDYVPFALLFWPAALIFGEIIPKAIYQRHADRMVLYMAPPLLFFSFLAYPVVWPLSKFTDSLLGQARKTSDSLTRDDLEIIIESGTEGASDVRPSEKTLISRIFDLEDKKVENIMTPLVDVVALPVSVARREAERALAEHAFSRVPVYEDRFFNIVGVLFGSDFIFHEEEKPVRELMRKAYFVPEEMPLDELLVSMKRKGEEIAVAVDEYGAATGVVTVEDILEEVVGEIRDEHDDKLSLFTRMGKHRYVVSGRMEIEDANHLLKLEIPYGDYETVAGFVISNCEHIPKVGESFTSGKFVFKVLRSTDRAVLEVEVIRRG, translated from the coding sequence ATGAGTTTGGCAATAGTCATTCCAATTCTTATTTTGTGCCTGCTGGTGGAAGGCTTTTTCTCCGGAAGCGAGATGGCTTTTGTCAACGCGGATAAGTACAAACTCGCCATTTCGACCGACGCCGGTTCGAAGCTGGCGAGGCTTGCCCTTCGTGTCTTGAAACATCCTTCCAGATTTTTTTCGACGACGTTGTTGGGTACAAATTTATCTACCGTTGCCGGTTCGGTCGTTTCAACTTTTTATATCATAGACAACTACGGTCGTGATTACGTTCCTTTTGCCCTGCTCTTCTGGCCTGCGGCTCTCATTTTTGGCGAGATAATTCCCAAGGCAATATATCAGAGGCATGCCGACAGGATGGTGCTCTACATGGCGCCTCCGCTTCTGTTTTTTTCATTTCTGGCTTATCCTGTAGTGTGGCCTCTATCTAAATTCACGGATTCTCTGCTTGGGCAGGCAAGAAAAACTTCCGACAGCCTGACGAGGGATGATCTGGAGATAATTATAGAATCTGGGACCGAGGGGGCGAGCGATGTGCGTCCATCAGAGAAAACACTGATATCGCGTATCTTCGACCTCGAAGACAAAAAGGTGGAAAACATAATGACCCCGCTTGTCGATGTGGTAGCGCTCCCTGTTTCGGTTGCTAGGAGAGAGGCGGAGAGGGCCCTTGCTGAGCACGCTTTTTCAAGGGTCCCCGTTTACGAAGACAGATTTTTCAATATCGTAGGCGTCCTTTTTGGATCGGATTTTATATTCCATGAAGAGGAAAAGCCGGTGCGCGAGCTTATGAGAAAGGCATACTTCGTTCCGGAGGAGATGCCTTTGGACGAGCTTCTCGTCAGCATGAAACGCAAAGGGGAAGAGATAGCTGTTGCGGTAGATGAGTACGGCGCGGCTACCGGCGTTGTTACAGTTGAGGATATTCTGGAAGAGGTCGTCGGCGAAATAAGGGATGAACATGACGACAAGCTCTCTCTCTTCACTAGGATGGGAAAACACAGATACGTAGTCAGCGGAAGGATGGAGATAGAAGATGCCAACCATCTGCTCAAACTTGAAATTCCTTACGGAGATTATGAAACCGTGGCTGGATTTGTGATAAGCAATTGCGAACATATACCGAAGGTCGGCGAGAGTTTTACTTCGGGTAAATTTGTATTCAAGGTTCTGAGGTCCACCGACAGAGCTGTTCTAGAGGTAGAAGTTATAAGGAGGGGATAG